The window TAGTATACAATCAAAAAACTCCTTAATTCGAGTTAAGTAATCTTCAGCAAATCCCTTATTGCACTTTTTATAGAAATCAAATTTTTTATCGGGATATCGAGTTTCTATATTAAAATCATTGACTTCAAATAAGAATAATTTTTCGGCGTCACTTAATTTGAAGTTAGCATCTTCGGCAAGTTTCACAAGATTGGGGATTCGAGGTGGAATAATATCATCATTATTCTTTATCCACAATGCTTTCAATAATTTTTCTAAGGCGAGATGACCAACAAATAAACTCCAATCGTACCTTTCGCTTGAAAAAATTGCAA of the Ignavibacteria bacterium genome contains:
- a CDS encoding HEPN domain-containing protein; translation: MQNKSNAIKYWCESAKHDLDSAFAIFSSERYDWSLFVGHLALEKLLKALWIKNNDDIIPPRIPNLVKLAEDANFKLSDAEKLFLFEVNDFNIETRYPDKKFDFYKKCNKGFAEDYLTRIKEFFDCILKKI